ACACTATAGCCGAAGGCAAGGAACCTGAACCAAGTAGAAAGAATCAAGATGATTGTCCTAGCATGTATTCTACAACCTTTTTAGGCTCTCCTTATATTACCAAGTGTGTGTCCTGATACAAATTGAATCATACAATTTCATTTTTGTTTGATGGTGTAATGAAATTTGTGATGACATACAAACTTTCCAGCTAATCTTGATGTTAATACACCCATAATGTCCAACGTACATCTACACGTCTCCTCTATGGATGATTTCTCTAACAACCAGTTTGAATATTAGAGAAAGTAACCGTTTTGAGCATTAGTGAAAGTGACAACTAGCATAGAACTATCCAATGCACTTTAAAATAAGACCATCGTTTATTCTGAGCCACATTTGGCGCGGCGTGCTGCCGCGCCATACCTTGCTAGTATACATAAAGAGAACTTTTACCTAGAAGTATAGAGCGGTTCGTACCATTTCATCCTTTTGCAGATTTTAGAGTGGCCGTACCTCTAGTAAACCCCGaatttgatacatgtgtgtttcaTGAAAGATAAAATATTCTTTAAGTGGAAGGCAAGATTCTCGTTGATATTAAGGAGCCTGTTTGATTTTGTCAATCTCAATTTCAAGATCTGATTTATCGTCTTAGTCTTTCATAGATGGTCAAAGGGATAAGATATTCGTGTGCACGTTTATAAAGATGAATGTATGCGCATGTATATAAGCGTATACATTTGTATCGTATTTTTCAGAAGAAAAAAAGATTTTACTAGTACACAAATTCTTAGAGCAATTCTATCACACTTCTTATGAAGGAGTCCTAAAAAACGCGTACAAAAAACTCGGTAAACGTATTTTAAGGTCACACGCCCGCTGTGACCAAACAGATCCCGCAAAAAGAATGGTAAAACTATTCCAGAATATTACTAAAGGACCACCTGTGAACGTTTTTCCATTTTTCTACCTTGTTTCCCCTTTGTCTGCATCTCTTCTCTACCGAGTGCTCTGCCCGTCCCGACCAGCACAGCGCTGAAAGATTTGATTCACTTTCGTAGATGCTCATACAGATAGGATATAGGTATGCGTGTTTATAAAGATGGATGTATGCTTATGTATATAAACATCTACATTTATACCGTGCTTCTCAAAAGAAGAAAAATATTTTGCTAGTACAATGCTTAGAGCAACTGTAGCATACTTCTTATAAAGAACTCCTAGAAAACACGTATTAAAAGCTCGGTAAACATATTTTAAGGTCGCACGCAAGGTGCGACTGAACAGATCCCGCAAAAAATGGTAGAACTATTCTGAAATATTACTAAATGACCACCTATGAACGTTTTTCAGTTTTCTACCCTCTTTTCCCGTTTCTCCACATCTTCATTACCATGTACTATTTATTACTACTATAaacatatgtggtattgattgtttaAAAAAATGCTCTACCCGTCCTGTCTAGCACCCAGAAACCGTCCGCACTCCGGCACGGGGAAGCCAGCATGCGCCGGCGCCGCCCCGCCCGGCTCCGCACAAGCACCGCTAAATGATTGTCGTTGCCGATTGGACGCACGCTCCGTTGACTTCAAAGAGAATATTGCTATGTTGCTACTATAGGCCTGCAAGAACCGATGAGCGTGATGCTGTCGCGCGCGTCGCATCTGCCGTTTCGAGTTTGTGTGAATTTCACCATCTTTCGCCATCATGGCTCTTAACATGTGGTTGGTTTGCCTCCCATCAAATACTACTCGATCGTGTATACGTCCACAGCAATGTATGTCTTTCTGGTCAAGAATTCACGGCGGTAGACTGGAACGAGTGCGCGCTGTTCCAACTTCGAAGAATGTCTGCGCTACAATTTTACTATACACTGCCAAAATTTAAGAATTAACGTCAGCGTGTTAAAATAAGAAAACTGCATAAAACCACCACAATTCGGACTACGGCACCACTATTCAAAATTTTCTATAAAACCACCACCTATCTCTCCAATTGTTGTAGATAGCACTGATCAGAAAATTCGAGCCGTTTGACATTGTTTCTAACAGAGATGGCCAATGTTAGGCTGACGTGGCAAGTGTGTGACTGTTGGAAGACACATAGTTAGACTAGTTCAATATATTAGACTTTTCTATGAAACACAAAGTTGGCATGGCAAGTGTGTGTCTTGGTTTTTTAAGGGGCACGGAAAGTTCACAACACTGCAGGTGGACGATGTGTCTAACGGCTACTCAAAGGCGACGGAGGCTCGCCCCGATGTTGTGGTGGATGCACCGGCACCGGGTTGTCAGTCAACGGTGTTGAGCCTCAGCCATGCGCCGGTGACCGTGGGTGATTTCATCTGTAAGTCATGGAGCTCTCCGGGGTGGTCGAAGCCCCGCCGCCATCGCTGTGCTACCTTCGCGCCCGATGACAAGCAGTCTTGGAGCGTCTGTCGACCATGGTTGTTTCAGGTGGGCGGCGGAAGAGTTTGCCCCCCTCCCAATCATCTCATCCCTCGGTGTCGGTTGCTTCTACGCTGGCGACGTTCTCAGAAATCTTCGTGGAGGCAGGTCGTCGATTCCCTGTCTGGTGCGGTGGGCGGTGCCAACTTGGGTGTCGGCTAGGGTTCGTTTCGCTCCACAACTGCTGGCGGAAGCACCATCGGGTGAGTCGGTGGGCCGTCCTATGTCTCCACAGATCCGGGACAATGAAGCTGGGCCAATGCAGCCCAACGAGTGTGGCCCATTTCAGCTTGTTGTGGCCCAAGAGCTTTCCCAGCCATTCCCAGCCTACCAAATCACGAGGCATAGCGGCGATGGATCCCCAAGGGAACCCTGGATCCCATTTCGTCCAACTCCTACTCCACCTGCTTCCTCTCCTGTCTTGCGCTGCGCCGCTGTTCTTTCTGCCCACCGGGccctccctcctcctcgtcgcgctCCGCCCCTCCTCACATTGATGGGCTTGGTTGTTCCCTGCTTGCCTCACCTTAGATGGGCCAGGAGACTAAGGATGTAATAATGTGGCCAAACACTAGTTTGTTAATGACTTCAACGAGTAGCTCGTGAGCATTCGTTTAACTCGTTGAGCCGAGCTCAAACGAGTCAAGCAAACGAGCATTCATTTAACTCGTCGATTTTCCAACTTTATGTCCAGCCCTATCGACGAGTGTTGGTGCCTTGGTAGTCGGAAAGAGACAAATTGGCTAGGTCGATATGGTTTCTGTATTCTTCGATGGCTTGAGCTTTCGGTGAATCTAGAAAGAGTGGTAAATATCTTTATATTGTGGTGTCCCAGGAGTTTGTGTGAGTGCAATAATGAATTAGGCCAATTAACATTTTCTTCTCCCGACGAAAATTAGAATTGGAGAGCGCTCAGCAGTTGAACTACACCGGCTAGGTGACAGCAAAGAGTACGTGCGAACTAGCTGATCGGTATTCGTCGGCCAACCAGTCCACCACACCACACTGTGGTTAGTCTACAGACGCTTCTGAATTTTATCTTGTCCCAGCTCTAGAAACCGAGGTCTGGAACAGTAGCAGGAATAAATTAGTTTAGAGACACTATATGCATGGGCGGTTTTTCCAAGTTCAGTTAAGACACCAGAATCCTAGTCTGCTATACTGCCATGCTGAGTAACTGACGAATCCCGTGTGTGGCTTCGCAGAATCCTAGTCTGCTATACTATGGAGTTTGCATCAATGTCATTACCATTTGGCACGAAAATTAACATGCTTGATCTTTCACATGAACATTCCTATTCAAATTCCTGACGAATCAGGCACGGTGACATTCTTGCACGCACGTCCACTTGACCACTTCAGGCATTCAGCTCACTGGTTGCGTGCATTTCAATGATCCACATTTCCACAGCTTGGAGAAGCAAGTGACACCTAAAACTAGTAACATAAGctagtaacatgcacatgttactactctatgttactatctTTATAGTGGGTAGTAATTTATATATGGTTTCATGGGTCATATTATTTATTATATTATAGATTTATCTTGCATTTGGATGTGTGATACCACCTTACTCTTTTTTTCATTTATGAAGTATGCGATATTACTACTTATATTACTCCTATTATAAAAGTAATCTAACGGATGAAAGTAGAATCGATTTCCCATGGATCAAGCTAGCTGGTCTAGCTTGCTTTTGGAGTCAAGGTCGGTTTGGACCCAAGCACTAAGTACGAACGGTGAATATCTTCCGTTTGTCGTGGCAAAAACAGTGCCGCTTGCGTTGCAAAGCTGCCGGAAATTTCTATCCAAACGAGCGAGGTACAGCGACAGTGAGCTGTTCCCACCAGCATGACTTAATTttcttcaaacaaaataaaagtatgtatagtactccctccgttcagaaATATAAGTTGTTTTAGATACTTCAAAGAAAACTACATATAATAAGTGAAATTACACGCTAAAAGTAGACTAAATACATACCAAAAATAGATAAATCTACAAAAAAGCTAAAGTGTCTTATATTAGTGAATGGAGAGAGTATTACATGCAACTCATCGACCGACGACTAGTATACATCCGAGGTAGTGAATGAAGGGAGTATTACATGCAACTCATCGACCGACGACTAGTATACATCGGAGGGACTAGTACCTCCGATGTATACTACGGTTTATTACCAAGTCATACCACATTAAGGACAACTAATATAAAACAAAGGGAGTACTCGTTATTCCGTCAACATGCTAAGTCTCCCTTTTTTTCCGATAAAAGATGCTTTATTACTTACAATTTTATATCAGGGTGATATAGTTAAGAAAAGTTTAGACTCGacctctgcatagctaagatACACACAAATGCATAAATTCGACAAAGAGAAAATATAAAAATGCGATGCAAAATACAAAAGACTACTAAAAGCACACTTAATGTTGAAGGACAAATTCGTAGAACGCATCGCCAACCAGGTGGGATAGAAACATCCCTCATCATATCCTTCAAATGCGTAAACACCTCTATAAACATGTTTTGTTCTTCACGACGACCATAAACGAGAAAAACTGGTACAACGGTCGTAGGGCATATGGCATCACGCTGCTAGAACATTTTAGCATGTTGGCATTATATTTCTTAAGGCGTGTGCTCCagtacaccccccccccccccccccctccaaaAGCTCAAAAGCCCTCCAAACCCATATCCAAGGCCGTATGACGCCCGTATGTGAACTCGTATATGACCGTCTCTATACCGTATGCGTCTTCCTCCTTCCTCCCACGATCGATCGATCGTTCTCCCACGTTCGAACTCGACGAGCCGGCTGCCGCCGTCCCGTCGCACGATCTCGGACGCCACGATCACCTCCTCACCGCCGCACTCCTCCGCCACAGGGCTCCTCCGTCGCTTCTCCACGATCTCCTCTTCACCGGCATCTCCCCGGAGCTCGACGAGCCGCCGTCGGCGCCGCACTCCGTCACCATAGACCTCCTCCACCAGGGCATATCTTCCCGACGATCTCGGCACTCCCATCTCCACGATCCTCAGGGCCTCCTCGACGAGACGCCTCTGCTGCACGCCGTCGCGTCGAGCTCCGTCTCTCCGGCGAGCCGATCTTCCGCTGGACACGAGGTGGAGGTAAGTTTGAATCTCTGCCGCTGGACATGTCCGGCGGCTCATTTAGCGTGTCCGGCGCACGGAAGACAGTCCGGCACACACGAACCAGACAGTCCGGCCCTCGGCGGACAGGCCGGGGTCTCTCTTCCAGACTGTCCGCTGTCCGTGTCCGTGTACTAAATATGAAATAGTGATTTGCATTGCGTTATTGTTTAGAATTTTACATTAATTCTTTGTTGCGTGCGGGTTTTGTGTAGTTTTTGGAGAAATGGGGGACTATAGCTCAACTTGGAGTGACGGGGATGACGGATATACGGGCGATGATGATTCTACTTCGGAGAATAGTTCCAAATCCAGGATCTATGAAAATATACCTCCTTTTGGGGAGAACCTTCCATCATCGGCCTCCTCAGAAAACATGAGTGAAGTATGTTGATTATTTTTTAATGGCTACCAATGAATGGAAGCAATGAAGTGACATGTTACATTCTTTGTTTTTGGCTGTGTAGGTGCTATACGGTGGTCACGAGGAGGATGAGTATTCAGACATGGAGGTTGGGTTTGATGAATATAGCGTGGAGGTAGGACTGCATCACGAGGAATCAAGCTCTGAAAATAAGAGCGAAGTAAGTATATAGTTTTAGTATGGCAAACCGTCAATGTTACCGTTGGAACGACAACTTTTATGACTTATTTTCCCTTCATGTGTAGGTGATATCTGGTGCTGACAATGGGCGTGAACATCACAGTCAAGCAGACCCAGATATTGTGAGTAATGAATATAAGATGCACTCTATGGAAGAGCACTGTAAAATACTGGACATGACATTTTCTTCCGAACCGGCGGCTTTTGTGTGGTACAACAGCTATGCGAGAGAGCATGGCTTCAGCATCCGGAAGGACATTTTGAAGAGGGCAAAGCGAGGGAAACGTGGTAAGGGAGAAATACGGTTAAGGCGGTATGTCTGTTCCAGGGTAGGGAAACGTCAGGAAAAGCTTTTAACGCAGGAAGGCCACAGTCGTAGGCTACGACCCGAGACTCGTTGCAACTGCAATGCCAATCTCACCGTGAAGCGTGACCTATCGAGAGGAGTATGGGTTGTCAAAATTTTTTACGGCAATCACAGACATAAACCAGCTAGACCGGACGAAGTACCATTTCTTCGATCGCACAGAAAGATTAAGCCGTACCAGAGAGCTGAGATACTATCTTTGGGAGCAAGTGGGATGAGAAAGTACATGATTATGAAACACTTTCTCAGAAGACATGGCTACGGTGGTGTAGGCTTCGTAAGGCGAGATCTGTACAACCTATGTTGCAGGGAGAAGAGGAAGCTTATTGCGAAGGGTGATGCTGCCACAGCACTTGGTATTATGGCCGCGAGGAAGAAGAGTGATCCTGAATTTTTTTTTGATTACCAAGTAGATGATGAAGGACGGTTGAAAAGCATGTTCTGGTGTGATTCTCAGTCACGGCAGGACTATCAGGATTTTGGTGACGTGGTGGTGTTTGATAGCACGTACAAGATGAACCGGTATGCTATGCCATTTATTCCTTTTGTAGGCCTGAACAATCATCGTAAGACTACGGTGTTTGCATGCGCTCTCGTGTCAGACGAGACAGAAGATACATATGCTTGGCTGCTTCGGACATTCTTGACTGCAATGTGTCAGAAGAAGCCCAAAGGTCTTATTACTGATGGGGACGCCGCGATGATATTAGCTATTCAGAATGTCCTTCCAGACGTGTGGCACCGTCTATGTACTTGGCACATAGAGAAAAACATGAAGAGACACCTTGGTCATAAGTCGCTAAAGGAATTTCGGCCATTCTTATACTACGCCACTTCAGAAGCTATTTTTGAGGAAAGATGGAGCGCGTTTCATCGCAAGTGGGAGACAGATAGTACCCAAGAATGGCTCAAAAGGATGTACAATAAGAAGAGAATTTGGGCTGCCGCGTATCTGACCGGTGGATATTTCCTTGGTATGAAAAGCAATCAGAGAAGTGAGAGTTTGAACTCATGCCTTCACCTTCACCTGGATTATGGTATGACCCTAGTTGACTTGATAATGCATTACGAGAATGCCATTGTTCGCATCCGTGAGAGCGAGGCCGAAGATGACTGCATCTGTTCCCAGAGTTTACCGGTGGCAGTTACTGAATCCAAAGAGATAGAGGTTGCTCTTGCCCATGCCTTCAGTCCAGCCAAGTTCTACATCTTGCAGCAGGTTGTGAAGAAGCTTGGTGACCTCGAGATTTTTGAGGAATACGTGGGAACAGGGGGCTCTAAACAGTTTATGGTCAAATGGAGGAATAGCGGCAGATACTCGTTTATCGTGGAGTATAGCCCTAATCAGCCGAAAGAGTTAATACAGTGCAGCTGCCGAAGAATGAATCGTAAGGGGCTTCCATGCAAGCATATCCTATATGTATTGAAGCACCTGAAATTGTCCGAAATACCGGACTATTGTGTTCTTCGGCGATTCTCCAAAATGGCAAGAAATGGATTGCCAGCACGGCGCAGAAGCGATCTTTTCGCGTACGGTTACTCGGGGCCAGGGAAGCGAAAAAGATACAACGACATGGAAACAGTATCGGCGGAAGCTATGGATGCGGCAGTAGATGATCCAGCAATGTATAATGAGTTCATGGCATATATGAAGGGCTTAGTAGCAAGAAAATATGCGAAAAAGAATGGACATGATGGTCACACAGCCTTCGCTGAAGAAGACGCATATGATTTTTAAGGCAATGCAGTTCCGGTTGGTGATCCCAATAAGGTTGCCACGAGAGGAGCACCTAAGCAAAACACAAAAGCTGCACAAGAGGTAAATCACCCCGTGACGAAAAATGGTAGACCACTAGCGTTCGACGAGCGTAAGACCCGGAATCAGGGGTGCACCGCCTGTGGTGTCATCGGTCATAACAAACGGAACAAAAAGTTGTGCAAAAAACATCCGGAGTAAGTCTTCTTACATATTTTTCTTAGCTAGGCCGATTAATTAAATCTATGTTAAACGAGTACTAAATAATTTCGTTTTGTAATGCAGGTATATGGAAAAAGAAAACAAGTAGAAGTGCATCTTCACTAGCGAAATTACAAAATTAAAGCTTTACCTTGAAGATTATGTATTTACTTCACCTTAATTGTAATTGACCGAAACCATTTGTGATTCTATaccatttttcattttcatgtacttCCATTCATTGTGATTTATTATATAAATTTTACTTTCGATGTGTTTCCACAACTAAGAAACGTCAAAGAAAATACCACAATGGACAGTCCGGCGAACGGAGAGGGCAAAGTCCGGCGAATCCCCGGACAGACCGGCCTGTCCTCGTTCAAGTCCGGCCTGGTCTGCGGACAGGCTGGTGAAATCGCCGGACTGGCCGGGTAGCGTGCTGTTAAGTTCCAGGGGCTACAGGAACTGCCCGGACAAGTCACCGGCCTGTCTGGCAAATTGTGATGTATGTCCGTCCAGGGCGCCGGACAGGCCGCCGGAATCGACCGGCCAGACCGGCGGATATGGTTTTAAGTTACAGTAACTGGCCGGACTTGTCACCGGACTGAGCTTGTTTGGCCGGCTTGGTCAGGAGGCTAGCTTCGGCGATTTGCCGGCCTGTCCGTCAATTTtggccggcctgtccggcgcatgTAAGGAACAAGCTATTTTCCTTACCGGACTGTCCGGCCATAATGCCCGGCCTGTCCGGCAAAAGCTTTACTGATGAAAGAGTCAGTGTAA
This region of Lolium perenne isolate Kyuss_39 chromosome 2, Kyuss_2.0, whole genome shotgun sequence genomic DNA includes:
- the LOC127329691 gene encoding protein FAR1-RELATED SEQUENCE 5-like → MTVSIPYASSSFLPRSIDRSPTFELDEPAAAVPSHDLGRHDHLLTAALLRHRAPPSLLHDLLFTGISPELDEPPSAPHSVTIDLLHQGISSRRSRHSHLHDPQGLLDETPLLHAVASSSVSPASRSSAGHEVEVLYGGHEEDEYSDMEVGFDEYSVEVGLHHEESSSENKSEVISGADNGREHHSQADPDIVSNEYKMHSMEEHCKILDMTFSSEPAAFVWYNSYAREHGFSIRKDILKRAKRGKRGKGEIRLRRYVCSRVGKRQEKLLTQEGHSRRLRPETRCNCNANLTVKRDLSRGVWVVKIFYGNHRHKPARPDEVPFLRSHRKIKPYQRAEILSLGASGMRKYMIMKHFLRRHGYGGVGFVRRDLYNLCCREKRKLIAKGDAATALGIMAARKKSDPEFFFDYQVDDEGRLKSMFWCDSQSRQDYQDFGDVVVFDSTYKMNRYAMPFIPFVGLNNHRKTTVFACALVSDETEDTYAWLLRTFLTAMCQKKPKGLITDGDAAMILAIQNVLPDVWHRLCTWHIEKNMKRHLGHKSLKEFRPFLYYATSEAIFEERWSAFHRKWETDSTQEWLKRMYNKKRIWAAAYLTGGYFLGMKSNQRSESLNSCLHLHLDYGMTLVDLIMHYENAIVRIRESEAEDDCICSQSLPVAVTESKEIEVALAHAFSPAKFYILQQVVKKLGDLEIFEEYVGTGGSKQFMVKWRNSGRYSFIVEYSPNQPKELIQCSCRRMNRKGLPCKHILYVLKHLKLSEIPDYCVLRRFSKMARNGLPARRRSDLFAYGYSGPGKRKRYNDMETVSAEAMDAAVDDPAMYNEFMAYMKGLVARKYAKKNGHDGHTAFAEEDAYDF